GCGCGGCCTTAACGGACGCCGTTGTCTTGCCCAATGGTTTACGCTTGGTGACGCCGGAATGGTTGGTCATCTTGAAGTTTAATGCTGGTCGGCAAAAAGATTTGGATGATATTGTTTACTTATTAAAACAGGATAAGCTGGTTGATCGCCCAACGGTGAAGAGTAAGGTGATTGAAACAGTAGGAGAGGATGGCTGGTTCATCATGCTTTCGGGTTTTCGCCGTCTCTGTGATCTAGCGGATGGAAGAACGTCAGAACCAAGCAAGTATTACGATCAAGATTAACCACCAACTTACTCTTGTAAAAGGAGGCCGTGCCGAACATTCGTTGCACCGGAGTAATTCTTCAGGCAAAGCCTGCACAGGGGGGTATGAAACTGATGGACAGCGGCAGGCACGAGGGACAGAATGGCTGCCGACCGCAGCCGGTTGAAGAGGCCGTCGCCGCATTGGTGCTGAAGTAGTAAGCCCGCACCGGAGTTTGGTCCCGGCAGTCTGTGAGCAGGTCAGTGGTGACGACACGAGGAGCGCTCCTCGTTGCCGCTCCCGATTAAGAGAGTACGTTTAAGTCAGACTGCCGCGCCGGCTGAGGTCAGCCACCCGAATTCCCAAAGGAGACCAAGCCATGAAGAAGACGCCCGGCAACCCGTCGCTGCGTAACAAGAGTAACAAGAGTAACAAGAGTAACAAGAGTAACAAGAAATTCGTAGCGCCCGGCGGACGCGCGGTCAAGGCGCGGACGAGCGGCGAGTTGAATCGGCTCAACGAGCGCGCGGCAGGCGTGGACATCGGGGGCGAGCGGCATTAAGCACCTGGGCAAAAGTTATCGGGTAGAATAGCGAAGTTATGAAAACTCCGACTAAATTCGTAAAAGAACTTTCTGCCGAACAACGTGGTCAGTTACTCGATATTTACAAAACTGATCTGCGCTGGCGCCCGCGGCAACGCGCCCAGGCGATTCTCTTGAGCGCCCGCGGCTACACCCTCGACCAGTTCGCCGCCCTCTTTGAAGTTGACCGCGACCGCGTGAGCCAATGGCTCGATTGGTGGGGCGAGTACCAGTTCGACGGACTGGACGATGACTCGCGCAATGGCCGCCCGCCCAAGCTGGACGAAGCCGAACAGGCGCGCGCCATTGAGTTAGTGCGCGCGGAACCGCGTTCCACCAAGCACGGCTTGCAACGCATCGCCGCCGAAATCGGAAAAGTCATTAGCCAGGACACGTTGCGCTTCATTCGCAAAACTGGCGGCTATGTCTGGAAGCGTGCGCGCCGCAGTCTGCGCCTTTTCCGCGATGCAGACGAATTTCGCGCGGCCCAGGGGGAACTTGCGCAACTCCGGGTGGCGGCCTTACAGCCGGGCAGCGACTTCGACATGTGGTACTTCGACGAAGCCGGCTTCACCCTACAGCCGAGCGTGCCCTATGCCTGGCAGCGCGTCGGCGAGCGCCTTGAACTGGCCACGGCGCACGGGCCGCGCCAAAACATTCTGGGCTTTTTCAATCTGCGCCAATGCTTTCATTCATTTGCCTTCACCGGCACGATTGATACGCACACCTGCCTTCACCGGCACGATTGATACGCACACCGTGGTGCACTGCTTCGAACTCTTCATCCAGCGCCGCCGCAAACCCGCAGTAGTGGTAATTGACAACGCCCCAATTCACACCAGCGAAGAATTTGAAGCGGAACGCGAACGCTGGGAAGCTGACGGTTTGTACTTCAAGTTCTTGCCGTCTTACTCGCCGGAACTGAACCTGATCGAGTTACTCTGGCGCAAAATTAAGTACGAGTGGTTACCACTAAACGCCTACCAGAACTTCAAGACCCTAACCAATGAGTTATTTGAGGTACTCAAGGGAGTGGGCTCAAAATACCGGATTACTTTCTCGTAGGTGCTTGTGCGATCTGCTCCCGATGTGGAGAGAAGACCTTTGAATTTCACAGCTACGATGATCCGCTCCGCTTGCGGCATTTGCCGATTCTGGCGCAGCGCGTGTTCATTGAGTTGCGCCCGAAGCGTTACCGCTGTCCGACTTGCGACGATCATCCGACTACCAGGCAGCAGTGCGCTTGGTGCGAGCCGCGCGCGCCGCACACGAAAGCCTTTGATCAATCCCTGCTGCGGCAGTTGATCAATAGCACGGTCAGTGATGTGGCGCGCAAGCAGGAAGCCAGTTATGACGCGGTCCTGGGGGCGATCAAGCGAGGCGTGGCGCGCGCGGTCAACTGGCGCGAGTTCACGGCACTGAAAGTCATCGGGATGGATGAGATCGCGCTGCGCAAAGGGCACCGCGATTTCGTCGTGATCGTCACTTTGCGGCGTGGGAATGGCGACATTGCGTTGCTCGGCGTGCTTGCCAATCGGAAGAAAGAGACGGTGGTGACCTTCTTGCGTTCGATCCCGCTCAAATTGCGGGCGAGCAGTGAGCGGGTCTGCGCCGACAGGTATGAAGGCTACACGAATGCGGTCAAAGAAGAGATCACGCAAGCCCGTGTAGTGATTGACCGGTTTCATGTCGCCAAGGCGTACCGTGAGTGCGCCGACAAGTTGCGCAAAAGCCAGTTGCGCGAATTGAAGCAAGAACTCGATGAAGAAGAATACAAACTGCTCAAAGGCACGCTGTGGCCGTTTCGGTGCAACGCCGCTGATCTTGAGCCGGAGCAGGAGCAAGCCGTTGCGCTGCTGTTGGAATGCGCACCTGATCTACGCAAAGCCGATGACCTGCGCGAAGAGTTGAGTGCGATCTTTGACGCCGAGCAGAGTAAAGAGTCGGCCAAACGCGCCATCACCAACTGGATTGGTCGCGTTAAATAGAGTGGCTTGATATGCTTTGCTTCCTTTTTGACGACGCTTGATAACTGGCTCGATGAGATCACCAACTATTTTCTCGACCGCCAGACGAGCGGTTTTCAAGAGGGCTTCAACAACAAGCTTAAAGTCCCCAAACGGCGCTGTTAAGGGATCACGAACATTACGCATCTGTTTCAACGCATCTGGCTCGATCTCGAAGGCTTCAAGCTCTTCGGGGTTTGAGATCACAAGATGTTGTGGAGTTTCCGGCAATTCCTAAAGGCCGAAGCGCAAAGACGAAAGACGGTAAATAGCATGACCGGATGCTTGGCGGTTAGCTGCCGAAGGTAAGATATTACTAGCGTAACCATAAATCCCCCAGGAGAACGAGCCTCCGGCTAGCAATCGGGTAACTCAATTGCTGAAACATATTTCGTTGCCGCTGCTTGATGCTTTGGCCAGGCACAAATGTTACATCAAACTTGGGTGATAATATACTTGACACACAGTCTTTTTTTAGAACATGCTAGTCCGTATGGGACAGCTTTTTTCTGACATCGGCGCATTCGTATTGGCAGTCTTGAGTAGCTGGCAAGCATTAGCTACTGGTGGTGTAGTGACAGCCATCATTTCAGTCGTTGAGCGTCTTATGAAGAAAGAAATGACTAGACGTACTTATTTTTTGGTCTTTGTGGTCGCTTTCTTATTGGTAGCGTTTTTTCTAGCTTGGCGAGATGAGCGCCACCAGGTTAGCGAGGCTAGGCAGAATCTCTCCGACGTAAAAAATAATCTTGCAGTCGTAAAGCAGGACTTGCTGACAGTAAAACAAGACCTTTTAGTCGAGAAAAAGAAAAATGGCCCTGACCTTCAAGGTCAGTTTTTACGAGTCAGTAGAGGCCCCGCACCAGGGAATAAAACCGCCGCGATGATTACTCTGTGGCTGACTTTTACAAATAAGGGAGCGGACAGTATTGCTGACAGTTGGCTGTTAAAAATAGCCATTCCCAATAGGGCGGAGATTGAGGTTGCTCCTGTTTATTTTCCTAAGCCGATTGTTTTGAGCGGCAACTCACCGTCCCCGTATGTGTTGCGCCCCTCAGACACTTGTTTTGAGAAGTTCAAGGAAAAGCCCTTAGCTAATGGGGGTAGAATCTCTTGTCACCTAGAATTTCTTCTTAAAGGGTTGACTAGCGATCAGATGACGCCAGATACTAAATTAGACCTATCGTATTCAGATGTGACTGGTCTTAAGCAGATGATAACAAGAGATAACAGTCAGGACATTGCGGTTGGCCCTCAATACATACCCGGTCTGGATTTACCTATAAGCCCACGCTCAAAAAAACGTAAAAGGGTACGCTAAGCAGGAATGATCTTGTTTCTGAATGGGTCTTTCCCATGATGTTTTGGCTGCTGTTCATATTCAGTTTGCCTTTCCTCTATCTCAGACTTTGAAACACGAAGCAATTTTCTGGCGAGTTCGTCAAAACGCTCAAAGCTGTTCTCATCTTCGATAAGTTCAGGCAAGCGGTCAGGGTTGATCGGTTTCGGCGTGTTCATCTTGATTCCGTTGTGGGATTCTACCACGACGGCCCACGGGGGCGCTACCGCGTTCAATCAGTTGCTTGTAGATGATGCGCTTGTCGCCGATATTGCGGACGGTTTTAACGAAGCGGTCATTGTCTTTGCCACTGCGTTCATTAAAGCGGAACTCCTGTTCCGCAACGTAACGATGTAGATGCTCATCTTCGACGCTAACCCAAGTGCCTTTGACGCAACGTTTGAATAGCGTCCAGAAGTTTTCGCAACCATTCGTATGCGCATCTCCTACCACGTATTGCTTGGCAGAGTGATTAACAACGCTGTGAGCGTAGTCTTCATTCAAACCGTTGTAGCCTGTCCAATCATCGGTGCAGACTTGGCTACCGGGTTCAACGTTGGAATAGATTTGCTCTTGCAGGGTATCGGCTGAACGGTCAGGAATCACGGTTGCCAGCACTTGGCTTGCGCCTTCTGTCTCGTGACGTTCAAGGATGCCCATAACGATGGCTTTGCCAACGCCACCACGGCCTTGAATGATTTGCTCGCGGCGGTCGTGATGCATGTTCTTCGCCAAGCCGCCAACAAAGGTTTCGTCAGCTTCAACCTGCTCAGACATAACCGTAAATGAGCCAGTTTGAAAGGCGAGGCGAATACGATGTGCGAGGAACCATGCGCTCTTTTGCGTAATACCAAGTGCCCGATGAATTTCCCAAGAGCTAATACCGTTCTTGGCATTGATAATCAACCACATGGCGACAAGCCATTTGTCCAAACCTAAAGGTGAGTCTTCCATGATGCTGCTATGCTTGATGGAAAACTGTTTTTTGCAGCCCTTGCAACGCCAAATCCGGCGCGTAGTAATGAAGCTATGCTCTACGCCCTGACAAAATGGGCAAGTGACTCCACTAGGCCAACGCAGCGGAATCATGTATTGTAAGCAAGTGTCTTGGTCAGCAAAGAACTTGATGGCGTCTTGAATTGTTTTGGGTTGGTAAAGCTCTTTTTCCATAAGCGTACTTTAGCAAAAAGAGCCTTGTGTGTCAAGTATATTATCACCCCTGTTTGGGTGTGATAGCAGGGGAGTAAGCGAATAGATGAGCGGGGCGCGGCGTGCGTTCTGCGCCAGGCCCCGCTGGGCGATAAAATCAATCCTTCACAGGCCGGTTATAGATGCCGCTGCCTTCGGTGCCCACAAAGATCACGTTGTCTTTGATAGTAATGGCGCGAGTGCGCAAATTGGTCAGATTGATGATGATCTGTTTCCAGTTCGCGCCGTCGTCGGTGGTGACATAGACGCCGCCGCCATTGGTCGCCGCATAGAGGCGCGTGGCATCACTGCGCAAACCCACCACGTTTTGGTTATCCAGGCCGTTGACCATGCGCGTGAAGAGGTCGCCGTTGTTGGTCGAACGCCAGGCGCCATCGCCGTTGCGCCCGGTGAAAAGATTCGTTGCGCCGCGCAAGGCGAACGAGGTAATCGGGATGCCCGCTTCGAGGCCGCTGCCGACCTGCGCCCATGACGTACCGGTCAAATCGCTGCTGCGATACACGGTGCCGCTGCCTGTGCCTAGGAAGAGGTTGGCCGCCGTTTTGAACAAGGCCGTGGCTTCGACGGTGAAGCCGCTGACGCTGACGGACGTCCAGACCGGGCTGCTCAAGGGGCTGTTGTACAAGCCGGTGTCCCCCGTCGCGGCAAAGAGTTTGTTGCTGCTGATGAGCAAATCTTTGACGACGGTGTTGGTGAACCCGGCATCATTGAACGAAGTCCAGTTCGCGCCGTTGTCGGTTGAACGATAGACGCCGCGCCCATTCGTCCCGGCATACAGCGCCGTGCCATCGGTCGCAAAGGCGTTCGCGCCGAAGGGGAACAAATCGGTCAAGCCGGTGTTGGCCGCCGTCCAGCTTTGCCCGTTGTTGCTGCTGACATAAATGCCGCCGCCGTCCAGGCCCGCGAAGAGCAAGGTGTCTTTCACAAACAACGAGAGGATGAACGCGGCGTTTAGACCGCTGTTGGCTTGTGCCCAATTCGCGCCCGCGTCCGTCGTGCGGAAGACGCCGCTGCCTTCGGTACCCGCGAAGATGTTGCCATCCGTTTGGGCGAAGGTATTGACCGCGCGGTTGAAGATGCCCGTGTTCACGGTTGACCAACTGGCGCGCGCCACCGGCGATTTGACTACGTCGTAAAGCGTGCTCGCCACGGGTTGGATCATCAGCCGTTCGGCACGCGCATACAAATTCGTGCCGAGCGCTTCGACGGTGACGATGCGGGCGCTGGCATCCAGGCCGGTGTTGAAGGTCGTCCAGGCGGCGCTGTCCGTGGGCGTACTGAACACGCCCGCGTCAGTCCCGGCGAAAAGCGTCGTGCCGCTGGCGGTCAGCGAATTGATGAACGGCGGTTCGTTGTTGGGGAAGCCGGTGTTGAATGCGCTCCAGCCCGCCGTGCTCGCATCCGTCGCAAAGACGCCATCCACCAGCGTGGCGGCAAAAAGCTTCGTGCCCGCCAGTTGCAGGTCGCTGAAAACATTGGCAACCAGGTTGGTGTTAAAGGCCGCCCAGCCGGCTTCGTTCAAAGGCGTGCGTTGAATCGTCTGGTTGCTGAAATTGGTCGCGCCCGTCACCGCATATAAATACGTGTCGCTGGCCGCCAGGAAAAACACAAACGAATCGTTCAGCCCGGTGTTGAAGGGTGACCAGTTATCACCGTTATCCAGCGAACGGAACACGCCGTCGCCCTCGGTGCCCGCATACAACACGCCGTTGCGCGCAGCCAGTGTCAGAACTTTCAGATTGGTCAGGCCCTTGTTGACGGGCGTCCACGCGCCGCCGTTGTTCGTCGTGCGGAAGATACCGCCGCCTTGCGTCGCCGCAAAGAGGTTGGTGCTGTTGACGGTTGCCAGCGCAATGATCTTGCCGCCTTCGGGGCCGGTCAGTTGCGCCCATTCCTGCGAAGTTTGTGAGACGGTGATGGTGACGGTTTTGCTGTCCATCAACGCTGTTGGAACGCAATCATCGGTCACACTGAAGGTCACTGTGACCGGGCCGGTAGGCGTGCCCGCCGCCGGACGCCAGCGGAATTCACCCGCATTGCCTGTTTGAATGAAGGTCGCGCCGCTCGGCAAATTCGTCGCCGTCAAGGTCAACGCCGTGGTGTCAG
This sequence is a window from Acidobacteriota bacterium. Protein-coding genes within it:
- a CDS encoding IS630 family transposase, with protein sequence MKTPTKFVKELSAEQRGQLLDIYKTDLRWRPRQRAQAILLSARGYTLDQFAALFEVDRDRVSQWLDWWGEYQFDGLDDDSRNGRPPKLDEAEQARAIELVRAEPRSTKHGLQRIAAEIGKVISQDTLRFIRKTGGYVWKRARRSLRLFRDADEFRAAQGELAQLRVAALQPGSDFDMWYFDEAGFTLQPSVPYAWQRVGERLELATAHGPRQNILGFFNLRQCFHSFAFTGTIDTHTCLHRHD
- a CDS encoding transposase, which gives rise to MIRTPAFTGTIDTHTVVHCFELFIQRRRKPAVVVIDNAPIHTSEEFEAERERWEADGLYFKFLPSYSPELNLIELLWRKIKYEWLPLNAYQNFKTLTNELFEVLKGVGSKYRITFS
- a CDS encoding transposase, with amino-acid sequence MTTLDNWLDEITNYFLDRQTSGFQEGFNNKLKVPKRRC
- a CDS encoding IS1595 family transposase, coding for MEKELYQPKTIQDAIKFFADQDTCLQYMIPLRWPSGVTCPFCQGVEHSFITTRRIWRCKGCKKQFSIKHSSIMEDSPLGLDKWLVAMWLIINAKNGISSWEIHRALGITQKSAWFLAHRIRLAFQTGSFTVMSEQVEADETFVGGLAKNMHHDRREQIIQGRGGVGKAIVMGILERHETEGASQVLATVIPDRSADTLQEQIYSNVEPGSQVCTDDWTGYNGLNEDYAHSVVNHSAKQYVVGDAHTNGCENFWTLFKRCVKGTWVSVEDEHLHRYVAEQEFRFNERSGKDNDRFVKTVRNIGDKRIIYKQLIERGSAPVGRRGRIPQRNQDEHAETDQP
- a CDS encoding ISL3 family transposase codes for the protein MPDYFLVGACAICSRCGEKTFEFHSYDDPLRLRHLPILAQRVFIELRPKRYRCPTCDDHPTTRQQCAWCEPRAPHTKAFDQSLLRQLINSTVSDVARKQEASYDAVLGAIKRGVARAVNWREFTALKVIGMDEIALRKGHRDFVVIVTLRRGNGDIALLGVLANRKKETVVTFLRSIPLKLRASSERVCADRYEGYTNAVKEEITQARVVIDRFHVAKAYRECADKLRKSQLRELKQELDEEEYKLLKGTLWPFRCNAADLEPEQEQAVALLLECAPDLRKADDLREELSAIFDAEQSKESAKRAITNWIGRVK